CAATTAAAAGTGTTAAAAAATGCCCATTTAATATTCAATTAACTCACTTTTGTAAATAACGATTATGTATTCCACCAAGGTGAAACTTTAACAAAAAATTATGCTTGCCTTTTTTTTAAAACTATTTTATAACCTCAACCACACGCGGGTATAGCTCAGGGGTAGAGCGCAACCTTGCCAAGGTTGAAGTCGTGAGTTCGAATCTCATTACCCGCTCCATTATTTATCTTTTATTATTCTACCTATTATTAAATATTGAATTTTGATTACTTATCTAGTATTAGTTAAGAGCATAATTCTTTTACAACATCATTATGAATAAAGTTACTCTCCTTATTTTCATGTTTATAACCATAGCAATTGTAATTGCTGGAGTGCTACTCATGGCACGGGGTGGAAAACTAAATAAAAAATTTTCGAATAAATTAATGGTAGCAAGAGTAATATTTCAAGCAATTGCACTTGTTGTAGCTTTCTTGATCTTTGCTGTAAATAAATAAAAGATAACTATTGACTTTCTATTTAATAAAATATATAAACTCAACCATGTTGACGCGGGGTGGAGCAGCCCGGTAGCTCGTCAGGCTCATAACCTGAAGGTCGTCAGTTCGAATCTGGCCCCCGCAACCAATCTTTTCCTAGTCTTTTCAGCAATCATTTATATTCATAAAATTTCTTGGGGATACCCTGGGGATACTTTTTGCCACAAAAAAAATACTCTTAGCTTTATCCATAATTATTAAATATATTTTAGGTTTCATATAAAAAAGACTTTTATTTCGGTTGGCGATCGGAGCTTTCATCAAGATAGAGATGAACAAACTTATGCTTTATTAAAGAATTTGGCTTATCGGATGCCTTTGATCAAGGCTTATATGATGGAATAAACACTACCTTTATAGGTTATGATAAACCCAGGAATAAATCCCATAAATGATGATGGAAGCTTTAGTAGAATTGATAAACTAGATTATATATTTTATAAACTTAAAATCTTAGAGCATTTGCAAACCCAAATTTTAAGTGGCAAATATAATCAAACAGGACTTCTTAAGCATGGATTAGTACAAGACAAAGTATCTAGAGACTTTGCTTACGCTCATGCAGTCATTGTAGCTTATTTTAAACTTAAACCATGATAGGCTTTTTGTATATTTTATATAAACAACTAACGATTTAGCTTTCTGCTTAATTTCATACTCTTTCTCTTTCCATTGAGGACATATTTTCGATAACTAACTCTAACGCCTTATCATAAAACATTTTAGCAATATCAACATTAGAATAGTCAACCTGGCTTTTTAGCCTTAACTCGGTCTTGGTTTTATTAGCATATTGATTGATAATTTTTAACTCTTGATAGAGCATCTCTTGAGTTTCCTCAGACAAAGAAGGCTTACCTACAAAAGCTGTTTTAATAGCTTTTGTAATTTCTTCCTCTGTTTTTATAGATGGCGTTGCCACCTTTCGAAGTAACTCTGGAGCTACCGTGGGAAATTTTGCAAGATAATATACTTCCAAAGCCAATATAGCCTTAATTTCGGCCATATCTTGTGCATCATATTCACCGACTGAAATAGCTTTTTTAGATACAAGCAATTGAGATGCAACCTTTGGTTTATCGCCTCTGAATGGTACTATTGTTGGTAACACATTACTTCGTGAACTACTTTGTACATGAACATTTTGAGGTGCTGGTGATACAGTTAAGCTTAAGCCTTTAACGTGGTTTATTGCCTGGCTAATTAGCATGTCAAATTCAACCGACTTAAATGTTCCAGTTACTTGATCTTCTTCAAAGAATATTTCACGTGCATTCATTTGCCTATATAACAATTTTAGCACTTGAGAATCATTTTGCTGCATTGAGAATATTACTTCCTTAGTACCAGGAATCTGGTCTTGTACATACTCTGAATGTATTGTTACTGGATATATTGCTATATCAAATGGCAAGTTTGGATTATCCTGAATAAAGGCCATAAGGCTTGCGGCAAAGCGATGAGTATGGATAATACCACCTTGGCAGATGATTAATTTTGAGCCATTATCATATTCCTTAAAAGCTTGCTGCGTAACTCCTGTTACCATATTATTAATTCTTTTAAGCTCGATTTCATGGTCTTCTGGAGTTGAGGAATGCACTAAATGATAATCCTTATCGATTCCTATATAAGGAACTTTAAGTTCCTTAATAATTTTTAAAAGGCTAAGATTTTTCTTGGTACTTTCTATACAAATAATATCCTGCAAACTTTTAGAAGGAGAAAAACTAGAACTATTTGGCATTTTTTCTAATTCTTTTAAAAGTCTTAATTGATTCTCTAATGATACAAAAGGAAGCTTAAGCCCATGCCTTGTTTCAAAGAATTTTTGAAGATCGTTCTTTTTTATATATTCTTCTGTTAGTGGTATTTGATTTGATAAATGAGCTAGTAGTTCTGGTAGATTAGGATTATGCTCTTTTTCAGTACAAAATACTATAGGAATTTGTTGATTGGCAAGTTTACCCACAAGTTCTTCTGCCACAGCATTAGCCATTGGATCACGATGAATTTTGCCAAGAATGACTATTGAAATTTTGGGCTTGCCTATCATAATATTAATTCCTCATACCTAATTTTTATCAAATTATAACTTTTAAGGTTCTAAGCAAGATTTATTTAACCAAAGTTTGATAGTTCGTATACTTAAATATTTTTAAATCGAAATTAAAAACACTAAAAACATTAGGTAGATGATCTATAATTTGTCACCTACCTATGAAATAATATTTTAAATTATTGATCTTGCAGAAACTTTTGATGCTAAGCTTTTTATAATATCTTCATGCTCTTTAATTACTAAATCCCATTGTTTATGCACCTTATCTATTAGTTCTGCTCTTGAATTTGGAAAGGTGATTATTATTTCATTTGCATTCATGGTATTTTCAACACTAATTTCTGTAAAGCTAGCTAAAAAACTCCGTCTTAGCTCAAAACTTGCACCAGATCCTCTCATTAATTTTCTATCTATTCCTAACTTTTCTCTTTGCTCTTTTTTTAGCACAGCAGAATCAATCAATATTCTACCAGAATTATCTCGCTCATTTATTAATATTATTTCACCATTTAAGCTTTTAATTAAAGCTAATTTTGTCTCATTTAAATCAGGTATAAAGAATTGAGTCTTACCTTTAGCATGCTTTATGGCTTGTTCGATTATCTGATCATATTCTTGGCAGCTAAAATTACCGGTTTTTGCATCTTCTTGGAAAACGCATTCAGTTACATCAACCTGTTGATAAAGTAATTGTAATACTTGTGAGTCTTCTCTCTTAGTTTCGGTAATGAAATCTTTGTGGTGAGCTATTTGATCCTCTACATAAGGAGATGAAATATATATAGGCAATAGCTGGATATTATATTTTTGATTAGGGTGTTGTTTCAAATAATCAGTAAAACTCGCGGCTAAACGACCAACATGATTAATACCTATTTGGCATATTATAATGCCTGAGTTGTTATTTAATTGTTTAATTCCCCTGTCGTAAATTCCTTTAATCATATTATTGATACGTTTAAGCTCTAAGCTGGAATCATACGTTCCATGCTTGTGGGCTTCTTCTACATCATCATCGATGCCTATATATGGAATTTTTAGGCTAATTATAGTTTCAAGCAATTTTACTTGTTTTTTATCACTCTCTAAACGTTGAATTCCAGTTTCTAGCTGAGGTAATAAACCTTGAGGAGCAGTTGGATAAGCTTTTCTTAATTCCTCACTAATTTTTATATGATTTTCAAATGGCAAATATGAGTAGTATAAATTTGGCTTGGATATAATATATTTTTGGAGATTATTATTCTTAATAAATGCTTCTAAATCTTTAAAGTGATTGGTATTTATATAAGTATCGTAAATATCTTTTGCAGTTAACTCACTACTTGCTTCATTACAATATACAATTGGAATGGATAAGTTATGAAGTTGCTTTATTGTATTTTCTGCCACAGCATGAGGGGCTATATCCCTGCAGATTTCTCCCATTAAAATGATAGAAAGATTTTGTGGATTAGACATAATTATTACCTATATAATTTCAGTTTTCCAAAGGAAGCTTAGGTAAAAAAATGAAAAATGCAATAACTATTAATGATTTTTTAATACTATTTCCTTGCTTGATTTTAAATTATAAATCTTAATTGACTAAATGGTAATATAAGTAGATTTTTGCCCATAAGACTTTATGAAAAGGCATTTCTATCTTGCTAGTTTTATGCTCAATTCTCTAAAGGATTTTCTATAAAACAGCAAATACTAAAAAACCTTATAGCACTGTCCTTTCAGCCATATAAAGTAAAAAATAATAATAGAAAAATAAATAGGTTTAATATGAGCAATCCCTCTACCTTAAATGCTACCAAGTTAGAACCTGGAGACATTGTTATGTCGGATGCATCTAGCTCTCCATTCCCATCTCAGCCAAATGAACAACAATTACTTAGGGAAGCTCAGCTTTACCATATTTATACTGAACGTTCATTTGAAGAATTTGAATTCGAGCATGGCATTAACATTGTAGAGGCTTCACAAAAAAATATTGCACGCGAGCGTGAATTTTTAGGTAACATTAGCCCTACTGAGCAAAAAATTATAGAGCTTATTATTAGTAATCTTACTGCAAAACATAAAACCCATGCTTTTAAAGAAATTAGTAAAGAAGGAGCATTGCTTTCAGTTCGCGAAAGAGAACGCTTAGAGCGCGCAGTAAAAAATAGTAATACAGGCAGAACTGCAGGCGATGATGATATCTTTTTTACAGTAGGCATAGGTGATCATCGGACTCCCGCTTTTTTAGACCGCTCAGGTGGCCATACTTTTATCCTTTCTTTAAATAAATTATTTAAGGATTATGAGCATCGCTTTAAAGGTTTTTATGTAAGTGGTCATTTAACTGATTATGTTAAACAAACTATCTCACGTCCTAGCTATTTTGGAGAAACGCTATTTCAATATAGTCATAATGATAAAGAAAAAACTAAAACTTATACCTATACCTACCCAGATGGTAATAAACACACCTTAACACTAACTATGGGAGATGAAATTTTCTGTGGTAAAGAGGTATTGAAAGGATTAGCACTGCAATTTGCAAGGCATATTAGATTAATAGGTGGAAATTATTATCAGCATATTTGCGATACTATGCATTCCGAAAACCTACAGGAGATAATGCGTGTATTATCCACAGGAATGAATCTACTGATGCCGGGTTGGGTTTATCCAGAAGGGAAACTTCCTGGTAAGTTAGCTTTAGATTTACCTGATGCCTATCTAAAAATAGAGCACCCGCCTGTGCAAGCACAATTTGGAGAACATTCCAGTATCGACTGGGATCATCAATGGCATTTAAAAAAGAAAGCATTTGAAGAAGGTGATTTAGAGCTATTTAGGCAACTTATCAACAATGGTAGATTTAAACAAGATGATATTAAAGAAAGCTTATTTAAATTAGCTGGCCATCCAGAATATCAAAATCGTGCACGAACTGCTCAGTTTTTAATTGATCATGGGGCCGATCTTACTGCAATCGATATAAATGTAGAGGTATTAGGTGAAGCAGTTGAAAAAGATGATCCTGAATTTATTGATGTCTTATTTACTTTAAAATCACCCGATGAGTACGATCCTCTCATTTCACACAAGGTTAATATACAGCATGCGGGATGTAACTTAAATGAGTTGGGAATAATTGGTGAAGCTTGCTTTGGTAAAAAACCTGCCGTGTTAAGAAGATTAATTGCCAATGGTGTAGATCCTTTGAGAGATCAAAGGCTTTTAGCTTTTGCAGCAGATAATAGTTTTGGTAATAGCTGGAAAGAAGGCATGCAAGAAAGAAATGTTGAGACATTTAAAATCTTATTAGATCATGGTGTAGATATTAAAGTAGAAACTAAATATGGTAAAACTCCTCTCATGCATTTTATCCTCAATGGTAATATTGCAGGAATAATTGAGGCTGTTAATAGAGGAGCACCACTTAATTCTCAGATGCAATACGTGCATATTTCTAGGGTAGGTGCAGGACCCTCATTTATTTCTCCTGATAATGGTTTTACCGCACTACATTTCCTATTAGATAGCCATCAGAGTGTATATGACACTAAAATGAAGGATAACAGCGATACTAGACGTTACCAACTAGCCTCTTTCTTATTAGGCAAAGGGGCTGATCCTAATATTGCTTCTCTAAGTGGCCTTACCCCTTATCAGTTAGCAAAGCAAAAAGGTTATAATGATATTACAGATCTCTTAATTAAATATGGTGCCAAAACTGAAGATATAAGAGATAAATATGATATTCTCTGCCAACATCATCAAATTGGCGTAGTGGCAGTAGTAAAAGGACTTGACTCAAATGGCCAAGAAGTAGTGGTCATGGGTAAAAAATTGGGTAAAGATGGTCTGCTTAAGCAAGAATATTTATTCCCTGGTGGACTTAAGGATCAAGGTGATCTAAGCTTAATAAGCGCTGCTGTTAGAGAATTTAAAGAGGAAACATTTGGTAATCTAGAACCTCTGGTAGAATCAAAACAGATAATCCCTCAAGTAATTTATCAATATGATACATTGGGAGAGGATAAATACGGTAATAGAATATATTATAAAGTAGCTTACGTGCTATTTGATATTGGTCAACACTTAGCGACTATGCGCTTGCGGGCTCGAGACGATTTACATTTATTGCGCTTAGTACCTACAGCCTCTATTCAAGCTATTGAAAATCAACCCTTAAATAAGCGCAATGTAACTACTGTAGAAGAAGAGCGCATAATTCCTATTAGAGGTAGCAATGGGTTAGTTTTAGAAGCAATAAAAAACGGGCAGTTTGCTAATGAACTTACTAACGCCCTCAATGAAATTTCTAATATTGAGCTAGTTGGCAAAGATCTATTTATGGCAGCAGTAGAATCTAATGATATAACCAGAGTTAGGTATTTATTAGATCACGGAGCACGACTAGAGCCAGCAGAGAACTTTGAAGAAAAAGTACCTTTACAATATGCAGCTTATTTAGGCTTTATAGATATTGTGAAGTTACTTATTGAGCGAGGTGCAAAAGTAAATATATGCGGTTGTATAGACAAGAAAAATATAAAACAAGAATATGATGAAGCTTGCTATGGATCTTTAAGTGCTGCTATTTTAGGTAATCATCAAGCAATTATTGATTATTTACTTCCTCTTACTCTAGCTCATCGGTCAGCTGATAAAACTGAAGAAGATAATCTTGAAGAAATCCAGCTTAGACTAAAAGATGCTTTATCTAAGGCAGCCCGAGTGGGAAATATTAAAGCTTTATCTCAAATTCTAGATACCGGGTTAGTTGGCCCTGATGATCATGTAGAAAGCCTTCCTTTAGCACTTGCTGCAGCAAATGGCCATCAACAGGCAGTTAATCTCCTTCTATCTCGTGGCGCTAATATAAATTATTGCTTACAATATGACCATGAAACTGCTGATCCCGACTCTGCTGTTATTCACTCTCCACTTATTGTTGCAATAGAAAAACATCGCACGGCAGTTGCTCTAGAGTTAATGAGAGTTACAGATATTGATATCAATAAGCATCATACCAGCCTAAACCTGAGGTTTAAGAATATAATTGTGAATCCTTTATTTGCTGCAATAAAATTTGGCGAATGGCAGGTAGCAGATGCCTTAATAGAAGAGACTGACATTGATCTTACCAAGCGCAATAATAATGGTGAGGATTGTTTAACTTTTGCTCATATACATCCTAGGATGAATATTATTGCAGATAAAATAGCTCAAAAGCTACTGTTAAATAAAATTAGTAACGATTTAGAAATTGAGCCTTCGACCTTAAATTTAAGCATCCGCCTGGATGAGCATAATAAACCCTCTATACATATTATGCATCCAGATAAAGAAGCTATGGAGAAACTTGCTAAACTAACTAATGCAACAGTAAGACAAGAAGACTTCACTAAACAATATTATGTTCGCTTAGGAGAAGTGCTCATGCATAAATATTTACCTAAAAACGGCATTGAAATATTTGATGCTATGGTAGAGGCAGATAAAGCGAGACTAGCAGCACAATATGGCAGAAGCTCCTTTACTACCAGGCAGTTAATGGTTTAGAAAGAATGATTACCATATCTCAGATATCCTTTACAGTTAACTTCAAAATATGATAATTAAAGATAATTTTAGCCTTATAGAGGGTTTGTAAAAGATATCCATCATAAAGATGCTATAGGCAATCATTCTTTATAATTGTTCGAGCTATTTTCTGTAATGTTGTACTATCCATGCTGATAGTATTATTAGATAGTATGCTAGCAATTTGGTGTTTATTATAAGTTTGCCCAAGTTCTGATTTACCCAGATGAATTAGCATCTGAACGTTACCATTCATTGCTACTTCCATTTGTTTCATTCTAATTAAACAGTTTCTCAGCGCATAGCCTTTTTGTAAGATTGCTTGAGTATCAACCTCTTTAAGTAATACTCTATAAAAAGCATCATTTGATAAGCCAAGATATTGACGAATACCTTCTTTAGTGCAATTCATGGCAGCTAGGCATAATATCGCATCTTTATCATCTTGAGTTAAGATGGTTTTGCTACGAGGCCTACCTTTAGGATTATTTGATTTCCTCACTTTTCTCTCCGTTAACTAAAAATTAAACATACCATTACAACTCTTTTAAATTCTCTTGTTTCGTTAATGTTTTACATAGCGTTTCATCTATAAGGTAACTAAATCAAAGCTTTTAGCTATGCATGTTTCAAAGATGTTTCATAATTTGTTTAACTAAATGCTTGTTTCACTGTTTTACTCTCTAAGGGAATGAAACAGTGAAACAAGATAGGGTATTTAATTGCTAACTAACAAACATTATGCTACTACACCTTCTTCTTGTGCTTTTTTAAGAATACGATGAACAGTAGAAGCACTTTTCCTTTTATCTAGCTCTTCTGATATTCTTCTTCGAGTATAGCCCTCTTTATGTAATTCTAATATTCTTTTTAGATCTGCATCTTCTATATCATGTACTATCCAGCTTGCCTTATTAGTATTAGAATCAATACTAAGCCTCGCTTCAAAGGAATTGGCTTCTTCACCTGAGAAACCTCTAGATTTCTCATAATGCACTTCAAATCTTGCTCCTTCTGAACTTTTGTAGTGTTCTGGCCGCCTTAAAGCTATTACTGTATCTAAAATATCTTCCCTTTTTGAAGTTCCTCTTTGTTGATCATTCTTACCAGCATGATGAATAATTATGATAGATTTGCCTAAGGCTCTCAGTCGCAACAACCATTCTTGAACCGGTATCCAACTATCTGCATCATTTTCTTTGCCATTACGGCATAAGGTAGAAAGATTATCTATTATAATAACATCAGTATCTAATACATACTCTTCAAGTAATTGCTGACCTTCTAGTGTAGCTAAATTTGGCATTAAGCCGTTTTTTTGCAAATCAGGAGTTATAATTTTTAGATTGTCAGAGTTTTTCATCGCTTGAAAATTATCCACTAAACTCATTAATCTTTCTTTAATGGTATTAGCAGGCATTTCACCGTCAATATATAACACCTTATATGGTCTTTCTATTTTCCACTTATCGTCAAACATATTTACTGCACTTGCAATACAGCATGATAATTGGAGAGCAACAAAGGTTTTACCAATCCCCCTTTTGGCATAAATCATTGCAAGACCTTGTTTTGGCAAAATAGGATGAACAATAAATTCTCGTGGTGGCAATTCCATTTTTAGCAGCTGCTCCACATTAACAACATTCAAAGGTATATTTATATTAGATTGCATTACAAATCTCCTCAAAGAGTTGCTTTCTTAATGCACCTAATCCTTCCAGTATATGTAAATCATTAAAGTCAGTTGGTTTAGTAACAGTATCTTGAAATGAAGGCACTATCACTTTAGTATTGCAAATTCTAGCTGCCTTTAAAGCAGATATAACTCCTGTATTCTGCTTACCGTACATATCGTTATCTGCGCATATAATATATTTTTTATTAGGATAGTGGCTGTATATTACTTGCAGTACAGGCTCTAGGTTACCAGCATCAAATGCCACTATGCACGGCATCTTTGTAGCTAAATGAATGGATGCAGCGGTGGCAAATCCTTCTGCTAATAGTGCTATCTTACTCTCTGCAAAATTATTTCCTATAATCGTAAAGCAGCCCTTTTTCCTTCCTCCTCTCAAAAAACGTTTATTACCATTGGGAAAAATAGTTTGTAAATTCCATAATTTACCGTTAATATCATAAATTGGAATTAGTAAATTATTATTGCTAAACCGATACATTTTCTAATTCCTTTATCTGCTTTTTCTTTAAGTAATCTGAGAAGCCTGTGAGAGATGCATGGTGGTAAATCTTTTGGGCTTCTTTTGCTATTTTCTCTTGGTTGTCTCTAATCTCCGTATCAAGCTGCATTTTAAGTGTATAATATTTGTATTTTTTATGAGCGTCTTGGTCATTATTTCGCTTTGAAAACCAATGATATTTTTCTCCTGTTCTCCAATTACCAAAAAATCCACATTCTCCATAAAAAATCAGCCAAAATTCATTATTCCTTCCAAACCTAATAAATGAATTATATTTAATTAGCTTCTTACAATTAAAACCTTTGCTACTTATAAAGCTTAGAAAGTCTGCTATATTACTCATTTCTAAGCTTCATTATTTTCTACAATAAATTGGCTATTATCGTCTAAAAATTTTTCTAAATCCGATAGACGATATTTTACTAATCTACCTATTTTAATGTAGGGAATGCGAACAACTTCCTTTGCTCGCCAAATTTCCAGCATATTAGGTTTCACGCCTATAAGTTCAGCTGCTTCAGGGGTTGGCAGTAATATATTATGTTTCTGTTTCGGAATCATTATCACCTCATATATTAAAAATTGATCATACCTTATTAGGTAAAATCAACGTTAATACATAAGGGTAAAATAGGGAGGGTAGGATTTTGATATATTTTTGATAAAATCTTTTAA
This window of the Rickettsiales endosymbiont of Stachyamoeba lipophora genome carries:
- a CDS encoding HIG1 domain-containing protein, with the protein product MNKVTLLIFMFITIAIVIAGVLLMARGGKLNKKFSNKLMVARVIFQAIALVVAFLIFAVNK
- a CDS encoding ankyrin repeat domain-containing protein — its product is MSNPSTLNATKLEPGDIVMSDASSSPFPSQPNEQQLLREAQLYHIYTERSFEEFEFEHGINIVEASQKNIAREREFLGNISPTEQKIIELIISNLTAKHKTHAFKEISKEGALLSVRERERLERAVKNSNTGRTAGDDDIFFTVGIGDHRTPAFLDRSGGHTFILSLNKLFKDYEHRFKGFYVSGHLTDYVKQTISRPSYFGETLFQYSHNDKEKTKTYTYTYPDGNKHTLTLTMGDEIFCGKEVLKGLALQFARHIRLIGGNYYQHICDTMHSENLQEIMRVLSTGMNLLMPGWVYPEGKLPGKLALDLPDAYLKIEHPPVQAQFGEHSSIDWDHQWHLKKKAFEEGDLELFRQLINNGRFKQDDIKESLFKLAGHPEYQNRARTAQFLIDHGADLTAIDINVEVLGEAVEKDDPEFIDVLFTLKSPDEYDPLISHKVNIQHAGCNLNELGIIGEACFGKKPAVLRRLIANGVDPLRDQRLLAFAADNSFGNSWKEGMQERNVETFKILLDHGVDIKVETKYGKTPLMHFILNGNIAGIIEAVNRGAPLNSQMQYVHISRVGAGPSFISPDNGFTALHFLLDSHQSVYDTKMKDNSDTRRYQLASFLLGKGADPNIASLSGLTPYQLAKQKGYNDITDLLIKYGAKTEDIRDKYDILCQHHQIGVVAVVKGLDSNGQEVVVMGKKLGKDGLLKQEYLFPGGLKDQGDLSLISAAVREFKEETFGNLEPLVESKQIIPQVIYQYDTLGEDKYGNRIYYKVAYVLFDIGQHLATMRLRARDDLHLLRLVPTASIQAIENQPLNKRNVTTVEEERIIPIRGSNGLVLEAIKNGQFANELTNALNEISNIELVGKDLFMAAVESNDITRVRYLLDHGARLEPAENFEEKVPLQYAAYLGFIDIVKLLIERGAKVNICGCIDKKNIKQEYDEACYGSLSAAILGNHQAIIDYLLPLTLAHRSADKTEEDNLEEIQLRLKDALSKAARVGNIKALSQILDTGLVGPDDHVESLPLALAAANGHQQAVNLLLSRGANINYCLQYDHETADPDSAVIHSPLIVAIEKHRTAVALELMRVTDIDINKHHTSLNLRFKNIIVNPLFAAIKFGEWQVADALIEETDIDLTKRNNNGEDCLTFAHIHPRMNIIADKIAQKLLLNKISNDLEIEPSTLNLSIRLDEHNKPSIHIMHPDKEAMEKLAKLTNATVRQEDFTKQYYVRLGEVLMHKYLPKNGIEIFDAMVEADKARLAAQYGRSSFTTRQLMV
- a CDS encoding AAA family ATPase gives rise to the protein MQSNINIPLNVVNVEQLLKMELPPREFIVHPILPKQGLAMIYAKRGIGKTFVALQLSCCIASAVNMFDDKWKIERPYKVLYIDGEMPANTIKERLMSLVDNFQAMKNSDNLKIITPDLQKNGLMPNLATLEGQQLLEEYVLDTDVIIIDNLSTLCRNGKENDADSWIPVQEWLLRLRALGKSIIIIHHAGKNDQQRGTSKREDILDTVIALRRPEHYKSSEGARFEVHYEKSRGFSGEEANSFEARLSIDSNTNKASWIVHDIEDADLKRILELHKEGYTRRRISEELDKRKSASTVHRILKKAQEEGVVA
- a CDS encoding toprim domain-containing protein, which produces MYRFSNNNLLIPIYDINGKLWNLQTIFPNGNKRFLRGGRKKGCFTIIGNNFAESKIALLAEGFATAASIHLATKMPCIVAFDAGNLEPVLQVIYSHYPNKKYIICADNDMYGKQNTGVISALKAARICNTKVIVPSFQDTVTKPTDFNDLHILEGLGALRKQLFEEICNAI
- a CDS encoding helix-turn-helix domain-containing protein gives rise to the protein MIPKQKHNILLPTPEAAELIGVKPNMLEIWRAKEVVRIPYIKIGRLVKYRLSDLEKFLDDNSQFIVENNEA